Proteins from one Bos taurus isolate L1 Dominette 01449 registration number 42190680 breed Hereford chromosome 7, ARS-UCD2.0, whole genome shotgun sequence genomic window:
- the ZNF672 gene encoding zinc finger protein 672: MFAASEVAAGRPYGCSECGKSFRYSSVLLRHERVHSRDSSFRCLECGERCAEASDLRAHRRAHAGQTLYICSECGQSFRHSGRLDLHQSVHRRRIRSCRCRACGGCFPHLPALLLHRRRWHPPERPHRCPLCPRAFRQSALRFHLARAHPWGTPTVPADTLHRCTQCSRAFRSVAGLRSHLRVHAARSPSDSTLRQPGAPDTHQCGVCGKSFGKSSTLTRHLQTHSGEKPFKCPECGKGFLESATLVRHQRTHTGEKPYACSDCGRRFSESSTLLRHRRSHQGERPHACATCGKGFGQRSDLVVHQRIHTGERPFPCTECGRCFSDRSDLTKHRRTHTGEKPYRCELCGKCFTCISNLNVHRRNHAGHKPHKCPECGKAFSVGSKLALHRKTHLGERPAECAECGKCFSHSRSLSQHQRAHRRARASTAPAAAATQPKAGTALIVAGQAGQEKPGLFLSQLRETC, translated from the coding sequence ATGTTCGCTGCCTCAGAGGTGGCAGCGGGCAGACCTTATGGGTGCAGTGAGTGTGGCAAGAGCTTCCGCTACAGTTCAGTGCTGCTGCGGCATGAGCGCGTCCACAGTCGTGACAGCAGCTTCCGCTGCCTAGAGTGTGGCGAGCGATGCGCAGAGGCCTCTGACCTCCGTGCACATAGACGCGCTCACGCGGGCCAGACGCTCTACATCTGCAGTGAGTGTGGCCAGAGCTTCCGCCACAGCGGCCGCCTTGACCTGCACCAGAGCGTACACAGGCGGCGCATCCGCTCCTGCCGCTGCCGAGCTTGTGGCGGATGCTTTCCACACCTCCCGGCTCTGTTACTGCACCGGCGCCGCTGGCACCCTCCCGAGAGGCCCCACCGCTGTCCGCTGTGCCCTCGAGCCTTCCGCCAGAGCGCGCTGCGCTTCCACCTGGCACGGGCGCACCCATGGGGAACACCTACCGTGCCTGCTGACACCCTCCACCGCTGCACACAGTGCTCGCGGGCCTTCCGCAGCGTCGCTGGACTTCGGAGCCATTTGCGTGTTCATGCAGCCAGGAGCCCCAGTGACTCCACACTTCGGCAGCCAGGTGCTCCGGACACACACcagtgtggtgtgtgtggcaAGAGCTTTGGCAAGAGTTCCACACTAACGCGACACCTGCAGACGCACTCGGGTGAGAAACCTTTCAAATGCCCGGAGTGCGGCAAGGGCTTCTTGGAGAGTGCCACACTGGTGCGCCATCAGCGCACACACACGGGCGAGAAGCCTTACGCCTGCAGCGACTGCGGGCGACGCTTCAGTGAGAGCTCCACGCTGCTGCGCCATCGACGCAGCCATCAGGGAGAGCGGCCACATGCCTGTGCCACATGTGGCAAGGGCTTTGGGCAGCGCTCTGACCTGGTGGTGCACCAGCGCATCCACACAGGTGAGAGGCCCTTCCCATGTACTGAGTGCGGCCGCTGCTTCAGCGACCGCTCAGACCTCACGAAGCACAGGCGCACACACACAGGTGAGAAACCCTACCGCTGTGAGTTGTGCGGCAAGTGCTTCACATGCATCTCCAACCTCAATGTGCACCGGCGCAACCATGCTGGCCACAAGCCCCACAAGTGCCCTGAATGTGGCAAGGCCTTCAGTGTGGGTTCCAAGCTGGCACTGCACCGCAAGACGCACCTGGGCGAGCGGCCAGCGGAATGTGCGGAGTGTGGCAAATGTTTTAGCCACAGCCGCTCCCTGTCACAGCACCAGCGAGCTCACAGGCGTGCTCGTGCCTCCACTGCTCCTGCTGCCGCTGCCACTCAGCCCAAGGCAGGCACTGCACTCATCGTTGCTGGGCAAGCAGGACAGGAAAAGCCAGGGCTTTTTTTGTCTCAGTTGAGAGAGACTTGTTGA
- the ZNF692 gene encoding zinc finger protein 692 (The RefSeq protein has 2 substitutions compared to this genomic sequence) gives MAASPADASRRRREKRRQLDARRSKCRIRLGGHMEQWCLLKEQLGFSLHSQLAKFLLDRYTSSGCVLCAGPEPVAPKGLQYLVLLSHAHSRECSLVPGLRGPGGQDGGLVWECSAGHTFSWGPSSGPKSPEEPNLTPLPSTDERSWCPEAKSGQEPAGLESNCDERAQEARMPRGAGPPPETFPSLGEDGEEEEEDEEEMLSDASPWTYSSSPDDEPDVPKPPPSPVTHALKDGEIAPAPAAVPAPLASPSSSASSLGSGAPGPVEVRIQPELRGTPQADQQTEPLASPGSQAQSALASAWDEDTAQIGPKRIRKAAKRELLPCDFPGCGRIFSNRQYLNHHKKYQHIHQKSFSCPEPACGKSFNFKKHLKEHVKLHSDTRDYICEFCARSFRTSSNLVIHRRIHTGEKPLQCEICGFTCRQKASLNWHRRKHAETVAALRFPCEFCGKRFEKPDSVAAHRSKSHPALLLAPQELSGPVESCSSILASASLGASEGSRSTLAPQAPILLP, from the exons ATGGCGGCCTCCCCTGCGGACGCGTCCCGCAGGCGGCGGGAGAAGCGGCGGCAGCTGGATGCACGCCGAAGCAAGTGCCGCATCCGCCTGGGTGGCCATATGGAACAGTGGTGCCTCCTCAAGGAGCAGCTGGGCTTCTCCTTGCACTCGCAGCTGGCCAAGTTCCTGTTGGACCG GTACACTTCTTCAGGCTGTGTGCTTTGTGCAG GTCCTGAGCCTGTGGCCCCCAAGGGACTGCAGTATCTGGTGCTTCTATCTCACGCTCACAGCCGGGAGTGCAGCCTGGTTCCTGGGCTGCGGGGACCTGGGGGCCAAGATGGGGGGCTTGTGTGGGAGTGTTCAGCTGGCCACACCTTCTCCTGGGGCCCCTCTTCAGGCCCCAAATCTCCAGAGGAGCCAAATCTGACCCCTCTTCCAAGTACTGATGAGAGGAGCTGGTGCCCAGAGGCCAAGAGTGGGCAGGAGCCTGCAG GTTTGGAATCTAACTGTGATGAGAGGGCTCAGGAGGCCAGGATGCCCAG GGGGGCGGGACCCCCACCGGAGACCTTCCCATCCCTCGGAGAAGatggggaagaggaagaggaggatgaagaGGAAATGCTCAGTGATGCTAGTCCCTGGACCTACAGCTCCTCCCCAGATGA TGAGCCAGATGTCCCCAAACCACCCCCTTCCCCTGTCACCCATGCACTTAAGGATGGGGAGATAGCCCCGGCCCCTGCAGCTGTCCCAGCTCCTCTTGCTTCGCCATCCTCATCAGCATCCTCATTGGGTTCTGGAGCTCCCAGGCCTGTAGAAGTCAGGATCCAGCCAGAGCTCAGGGGGACCCCTCAAGCAGACCAGCAGACTGAGCCCCTGGCCAG CCCTGGGAATCAGGCTCAGTCTGCTCTGGCCTCGGCATGGGATGAGGACACTGCTCAGATTGGCCCCAAGAGAATTAG GAAAGCTGCCAAAAGAGAGCTGCTGCCCTGTGACTTCCCTGGCTGTGGAAGGATCTTCTCGAACCGGCAGTATTTGAAT CACCACAAGAAATACCAGCACATCCACCAAAAGTCCTTCTCCTGCCCAGAGCCAGCCTGTGGGAAGTCCTTCAACTTTAAGAAACACCTGAAGGAGCATGTGAAGCTGCACAGTG ACACCCGAGACTACATTTGTGAGTTCTGCGCCCGGTCTTTCCGCACCAGCAGCAACTTGGTCATCCACCGGCGCatccacactggagagaaacccctACA GTGTGAGATCTGCGGGTTTACCTGCCGCCAGAAGGCATCCCTGAATTGGCACCGGCGCAAGCATGCAGAGACGGTGGCTGCCTTGCGATTCCCCTGTGAGTTCTGCGGCAAGCGCTTTGAGAAGCCCGACAGTGTTGCAGCTCATCGCAGCAAAAGCCACCCGGCCTTGCTCCTGGCCCCACAAGAACTATCCGGTCCAGTGGAGTCCTGTTCCAGCATCTTGGCCTCTGCATCCCTGGGGGCCAGTGAAGGATCCAGGTCCACTCTGGCTCCTCAGGCTCCCATTCTGCTCCCTTAG
- the ZNF692 gene encoding zinc finger protein 692 isoform X5, translating to MAASPADASRRRREKRRQLDARRSKCRIRLGGHMEQWCLLKEQLGFSLHSQLAKFLLDRYTSSGCVLCAGPEPVAPKGLQYLVLLSHAHSRECSLVPGLRGPGGQDGGLVWECSAGHTFSWGPSSGPKSPEEPNLTPLPSTDERSWCPEAKSGQEPAGLESNCDERAQEARMPRGAGPPPETFPSLGEDGEEEEEDEEEMLSDASPWTYSSSPDDSEPDVPKPPPSPVTHALKDGEIAPAPAAVPAPLASPSSSASSLGSGAPRPVEVRIQPELRGTPQADQQTEPLASPGNQAQSALASAWDEDTAQIGPKRIRKAAKRELLPCDFPGCGRIFSNRQYLNHHKKYQHIHQKSFSCPEPACGKSFNFKKHLKEHVKLHSDTRDYICEFCARSFRTSSNLVIHRRIHTGEKPLQCEICGFTCRQKASLNWHRRKHAETVAALRFPCEFCGKRFEKPDSVAAHRSKSHPALLLAPQELSGPVESCSSILASASLGASEGSRSTLAPQAPILLP from the exons ATGGCGGCCTCCCCTGCGGACGCGTCCCGCAGGCGGCGGGAGAAGCGGCGGCAGCTGGATGCACGCCGAAGCAAGTGCCGCATCCGCCTGGGTGGCCATATGGAACAGTGGTGCCTCCTCAAGGAGCAGCTGGGCTTCTCCTTGCACTCGCAGCTGGCCAAGTTCCTGTTGGACCG GTACACTTCTTCAGGCTGTGTGCTTTGTGCAG GTCCTGAGCCTGTGGCCCCCAAGGGACTGCAGTATCTGGTGCTTCTATCTCACGCTCACAGCCGGGAGTGCAGCCTGGTTCCTGGGCTGCGGGGACCTGGGGGCCAAGATGGGGGGCTTGTGTGGGAGTGTTCAGCTGGCCACACCTTCTCCTGGGGCCCCTCTTCAGGCCCCAAATCTCCAGAGGAGCCAAATCTGACCCCTCTTCCAAGTACTGATGAGAGGAGCTGGTGCCCAGAGGCCAAGAGTGGGCAGGAGCCTGCAG GTTTGGAATCTAACTGTGATGAGAGGGCTCAGGAGGCCAGGATGCCCAG GGGGGCGGGACCCCCACCGGAGACCTTCCCATCCCTCGGAGAAGatggggaagaggaagaggaggatgaagaGGAAATGCTCAGTGATGCTAGTCCCTGGACCTACAGCTCCTCCCCAGATGA CAGTGAGCCAGATGTCCCCAAACCACCCCCTTCCCCTGTCACCCATGCACTTAAGGATGGGGAGATAGCCCCGGCCCCTGCAGCTGTCCCAGCTCCTCTTGCTTCGCCATCCTCATCAGCATCCTCATTGGGTTCTGGAGCTCCCAGGCCTGTAGAAGTCAGGATCCAGCCAGAGCTCAGGGGGACCCCTCAAGCAGACCAGCAGACTGAGCCCCTGGCCAG CCCTGGGAATCAGGCTCAGTCTGCTCTGGCCTCGGCATGGGATGAGGACACTGCTCAGATTGGCCCCAAGAGAATTAG GAAAGCTGCCAAAAGAGAGCTGCTGCCCTGTGACTTCCCTGGCTGTGGAAGGATCTTCTCGAACCGGCAGTATTTGAAT CACCACAAGAAATACCAGCACATCCACCAAAAGTCCTTCTCCTGCCCAGAGCCAGCCTGTGGGAAGTCCTTCAACTTTAAGAAACACCTGAAGGAGCATGTGAAGCTGCACAGTG ACACCCGAGACTACATTTGTGAGTTCTGCGCCCGGTCTTTCCGCACCAGCAGCAACTTGGTCATCCACCGGCGCatccacactggagagaaacccctACA GTGTGAGATCTGCGGGTTTACCTGCCGCCAGAAGGCATCCCTGAATTGGCACCGGCGCAAGCATGCAGAGACGGTGGCTGCCTTGCGATTCCCCTGTGAGTTCTGCGGCAAGCGCTTTGAGAAGCCCGACAGTGTTGCAGCTCATCGCAGCAAAAGCCACCCGGCCTTGCTCCTGGCCCCACAAGAACTATCCGGTCCAGTGGAGTCCTGTTCCAGCATCTTGGCCTCTGCATCCCTGGGGGCCAGTGAAGGATCCAGGTCCACTCTGGCTCCTCAGGCTCCCATTCTGCTCCCTTAG
- the ZNF692 gene encoding zinc finger protein 692 isoform X1, with product MHAEASAASAWVAIWNSGASSRSSWASPCTRSWPSSCWTGPEPVAPKGLQYLVLLSHAHSRECSLVPGLRGPGGQDGGLVWECSAGHTFSWGPSSGPKSPEEPNLTPLPSTDERSWCPEAKSGQEPAGLESNCDERAQEARMPRGAGPPPETFPSLGEDGEEEEEDEEEMLSDASPWTYSSSPDDSEPDVPKPPPSPVTHALKDGEIAPAPAAVPAPLASPSSSASSLGSGAPRPVEVRIQPELRGTPQADQQTEPLASPGNQAQSALASAWDEDTAQIGPKRIRKAAKRELLPCDFPGCGRIFSNRQYLNHHKKYQHIHQKSFSCPEPACGKSFNFKKHLKEHVKLHSDTRDYICEFCARSFRTSSNLVIHRRIHTGEKPLQCEICGFTCRQKASLNWHRRKHAETVAALRFPCEFCGKRFEKPDSVAAHRSKSHPALLLAPQELSGPVESCSSILASASLGASEGSRSTLAPQAPILLP from the exons ATGCACGCCGAAGCAAGTGCCGCATCCGCCTGGGTGGCCATATGGAACAGTGGTGCCTCCTCAAGGAGCAGCTGGGCTTCTCCTTGCACTCGCAGCTGGCCAAGTTCCTGTTGGACCG GTCCTGAGCCTGTGGCCCCCAAGGGACTGCAGTATCTGGTGCTTCTATCTCACGCTCACAGCCGGGAGTGCAGCCTGGTTCCTGGGCTGCGGGGACCTGGGGGCCAAGATGGGGGGCTTGTGTGGGAGTGTTCAGCTGGCCACACCTTCTCCTGGGGCCCCTCTTCAGGCCCCAAATCTCCAGAGGAGCCAAATCTGACCCCTCTTCCAAGTACTGATGAGAGGAGCTGGTGCCCAGAGGCCAAGAGTGGGCAGGAGCCTGCAG GTTTGGAATCTAACTGTGATGAGAGGGCTCAGGAGGCCAGGATGCCCAG GGGGGCGGGACCCCCACCGGAGACCTTCCCATCCCTCGGAGAAGatggggaagaggaagaggaggatgaagaGGAAATGCTCAGTGATGCTAGTCCCTGGACCTACAGCTCCTCCCCAGATGA CAGTGAGCCAGATGTCCCCAAACCACCCCCTTCCCCTGTCACCCATGCACTTAAGGATGGGGAGATAGCCCCGGCCCCTGCAGCTGTCCCAGCTCCTCTTGCTTCGCCATCCTCATCAGCATCCTCATTGGGTTCTGGAGCTCCCAGGCCTGTAGAAGTCAGGATCCAGCCAGAGCTCAGGGGGACCCCTCAAGCAGACCAGCAGACTGAGCCCCTGGCCAG CCCTGGGAATCAGGCTCAGTCTGCTCTGGCCTCGGCATGGGATGAGGACACTGCTCAGATTGGCCCCAAGAGAATTAG GAAAGCTGCCAAAAGAGAGCTGCTGCCCTGTGACTTCCCTGGCTGTGGAAGGATCTTCTCGAACCGGCAGTATTTGAAT CACCACAAGAAATACCAGCACATCCACCAAAAGTCCTTCTCCTGCCCAGAGCCAGCCTGTGGGAAGTCCTTCAACTTTAAGAAACACCTGAAGGAGCATGTGAAGCTGCACAGTG ACACCCGAGACTACATTTGTGAGTTCTGCGCCCGGTCTTTCCGCACCAGCAGCAACTTGGTCATCCACCGGCGCatccacactggagagaaacccctACA GTGTGAGATCTGCGGGTTTACCTGCCGCCAGAAGGCATCCCTGAATTGGCACCGGCGCAAGCATGCAGAGACGGTGGCTGCCTTGCGATTCCCCTGTGAGTTCTGCGGCAAGCGCTTTGAGAAGCCCGACAGTGTTGCAGCTCATCGCAGCAAAAGCCACCCGGCCTTGCTCCTGGCCCCACAAGAACTATCCGGTCCAGTGGAGTCCTGTTCCAGCATCTTGGCCTCTGCATCCCTGGGGGCCAGTGAAGGATCCAGGTCCACTCTGGCTCCTCAGGCTCCCATTCTGCTCCCTTAG
- the ZNF692 gene encoding zinc finger protein 692 isoform X3, protein MLLQWFGSAQFTDEETEAPAKGGVGASGPVSDQHLLRGLWTRIRSASPPPRRPWYSWRPPLRTRPAGGGRSGGSWMHAEASAASAWVAIWNSGASSRSSWASPCTRSWPSSCWTGPEPVAPKGLQYLVLLSHAHSRECSLVPGLRGPGGQDGGLVWECSAGHTFSWGPSSGPKSPEEPNLTPLPSTDERSWCPEAKSGQEPAGLESNCDERAQEARMPRGAGPPPETFPSLGEDGEEEEEDEEEMLSDASPWTYSSSPDDSEPDVPKPPPSPVTHALKDGEIAPAPAAVPAPLASPSSSASSLGSGAPRPVEVRIQPELRGTPQADQQTEPLASPGNQAQSALASAWDEDTAQIGPKRIRKAAKRELLPCDFPGCGRIFSNRQYLNHHKKYQHIHQKSFSCPEPACGKSFNFKKHLKEHVKLHSDTRDYICEFCARSFRTSSNLVIHRRIHTGEKPLQCEICGFTCRQKASLNWHRRKHAETVAALRFPCEFCGKRFEKPDSVAAHRSKSHPALLLAPQELSGPVESCSSILASASLGASEGSRSTLAPQAPILLP, encoded by the exons ATGCTGTTGCAGTGGTTTGGTTCTGCCCAGTTCaccgatgaggaaactgaggccccggcAAAGGGTGGAGTTGGGGCCTCTGGACCCGTATCCGATCAGCATCTCCTCCGGGGCCTCTGGACCCGTATCCGATCAGCATCTCCTCCACCCCGCAGGCCCTGGTACTCATGGCGGCCTCCCCTGCGGACGCGTCCCGCAGGCGGCGGGAGAAGCGGCGGCAGCTGGATGCACGCCGAAGCAAGTGCCGCATCCGCCTGGGTGGCCATATGGAACAGTGGTGCCTCCTCAAGGAGCAGCTGGGCTTCTCCTTGCACTCGCAGCTGGCCAAGTTCCTGTTGGACCG GTCCTGAGCCTGTGGCCCCCAAGGGACTGCAGTATCTGGTGCTTCTATCTCACGCTCACAGCCGGGAGTGCAGCCTGGTTCCTGGGCTGCGGGGACCTGGGGGCCAAGATGGGGGGCTTGTGTGGGAGTGTTCAGCTGGCCACACCTTCTCCTGGGGCCCCTCTTCAGGCCCCAAATCTCCAGAGGAGCCAAATCTGACCCCTCTTCCAAGTACTGATGAGAGGAGCTGGTGCCCAGAGGCCAAGAGTGGGCAGGAGCCTGCAG GTTTGGAATCTAACTGTGATGAGAGGGCTCAGGAGGCCAGGATGCCCAG GGGGGCGGGACCCCCACCGGAGACCTTCCCATCCCTCGGAGAAGatggggaagaggaagaggaggatgaagaGGAAATGCTCAGTGATGCTAGTCCCTGGACCTACAGCTCCTCCCCAGATGA CAGTGAGCCAGATGTCCCCAAACCACCCCCTTCCCCTGTCACCCATGCACTTAAGGATGGGGAGATAGCCCCGGCCCCTGCAGCTGTCCCAGCTCCTCTTGCTTCGCCATCCTCATCAGCATCCTCATTGGGTTCTGGAGCTCCCAGGCCTGTAGAAGTCAGGATCCAGCCAGAGCTCAGGGGGACCCCTCAAGCAGACCAGCAGACTGAGCCCCTGGCCAG CCCTGGGAATCAGGCTCAGTCTGCTCTGGCCTCGGCATGGGATGAGGACACTGCTCAGATTGGCCCCAAGAGAATTAG GAAAGCTGCCAAAAGAGAGCTGCTGCCCTGTGACTTCCCTGGCTGTGGAAGGATCTTCTCGAACCGGCAGTATTTGAAT CACCACAAGAAATACCAGCACATCCACCAAAAGTCCTTCTCCTGCCCAGAGCCAGCCTGTGGGAAGTCCTTCAACTTTAAGAAACACCTGAAGGAGCATGTGAAGCTGCACAGTG ACACCCGAGACTACATTTGTGAGTTCTGCGCCCGGTCTTTCCGCACCAGCAGCAACTTGGTCATCCACCGGCGCatccacactggagagaaacccctACA GTGTGAGATCTGCGGGTTTACCTGCCGCCAGAAGGCATCCCTGAATTGGCACCGGCGCAAGCATGCAGAGACGGTGGCTGCCTTGCGATTCCCCTGTGAGTTCTGCGGCAAGCGCTTTGAGAAGCCCGACAGTGTTGCAGCTCATCGCAGCAAAAGCCACCCGGCCTTGCTCCTGGCCCCACAAGAACTATCCGGTCCAGTGGAGTCCTGTTCCAGCATCTTGGCCTCTGCATCCCTGGGGGCCAGTGAAGGATCCAGGTCCACTCTGGCTCCTCAGGCTCCCATTCTGCTCCCTTAG
- the ZNF692 gene encoding zinc finger protein 692 isoform X2, with the protein MHAEASAASAWVAIWNSGASSRSSWASPCTRSWPSSCWTGPEPVAPKGLQYLVLLSHAHSRECSLVPGLRGPGGQDGGLVWECSAGHTFSWGPSSGPKSPEEPNLTPLPSTDERSWCPEAKSGQEPAGLESNCDERAQEARMPRGAGPPPETFPSLGEDGEEEEEDEEEMLSDASPWTYSSSPDDEPDVPKPPPSPVTHALKDGEIAPAPAAVPAPLASPSSSASSLGSGAPRPVEVRIQPELRGTPQADQQTEPLASPGNQAQSALASAWDEDTAQIGPKRIRKAAKRELLPCDFPGCGRIFSNRQYLNHHKKYQHIHQKSFSCPEPACGKSFNFKKHLKEHVKLHSDTRDYICEFCARSFRTSSNLVIHRRIHTGEKPLQCEICGFTCRQKASLNWHRRKHAETVAALRFPCEFCGKRFEKPDSVAAHRSKSHPALLLAPQELSGPVESCSSILASASLGASEGSRSTLAPQAPILLP; encoded by the exons ATGCACGCCGAAGCAAGTGCCGCATCCGCCTGGGTGGCCATATGGAACAGTGGTGCCTCCTCAAGGAGCAGCTGGGCTTCTCCTTGCACTCGCAGCTGGCCAAGTTCCTGTTGGACCG GTCCTGAGCCTGTGGCCCCCAAGGGACTGCAGTATCTGGTGCTTCTATCTCACGCTCACAGCCGGGAGTGCAGCCTGGTTCCTGGGCTGCGGGGACCTGGGGGCCAAGATGGGGGGCTTGTGTGGGAGTGTTCAGCTGGCCACACCTTCTCCTGGGGCCCCTCTTCAGGCCCCAAATCTCCAGAGGAGCCAAATCTGACCCCTCTTCCAAGTACTGATGAGAGGAGCTGGTGCCCAGAGGCCAAGAGTGGGCAGGAGCCTGCAG GTTTGGAATCTAACTGTGATGAGAGGGCTCAGGAGGCCAGGATGCCCAG GGGGGCGGGACCCCCACCGGAGACCTTCCCATCCCTCGGAGAAGatggggaagaggaagaggaggatgaagaGGAAATGCTCAGTGATGCTAGTCCCTGGACCTACAGCTCCTCCCCAGATGA TGAGCCAGATGTCCCCAAACCACCCCCTTCCCCTGTCACCCATGCACTTAAGGATGGGGAGATAGCCCCGGCCCCTGCAGCTGTCCCAGCTCCTCTTGCTTCGCCATCCTCATCAGCATCCTCATTGGGTTCTGGAGCTCCCAGGCCTGTAGAAGTCAGGATCCAGCCAGAGCTCAGGGGGACCCCTCAAGCAGACCAGCAGACTGAGCCCCTGGCCAG CCCTGGGAATCAGGCTCAGTCTGCTCTGGCCTCGGCATGGGATGAGGACACTGCTCAGATTGGCCCCAAGAGAATTAG GAAAGCTGCCAAAAGAGAGCTGCTGCCCTGTGACTTCCCTGGCTGTGGAAGGATCTTCTCGAACCGGCAGTATTTGAAT CACCACAAGAAATACCAGCACATCCACCAAAAGTCCTTCTCCTGCCCAGAGCCAGCCTGTGGGAAGTCCTTCAACTTTAAGAAACACCTGAAGGAGCATGTGAAGCTGCACAGTG ACACCCGAGACTACATTTGTGAGTTCTGCGCCCGGTCTTTCCGCACCAGCAGCAACTTGGTCATCCACCGGCGCatccacactggagagaaacccctACA GTGTGAGATCTGCGGGTTTACCTGCCGCCAGAAGGCATCCCTGAATTGGCACCGGCGCAAGCATGCAGAGACGGTGGCTGCCTTGCGATTCCCCTGTGAGTTCTGCGGCAAGCGCTTTGAGAAGCCCGACAGTGTTGCAGCTCATCGCAGCAAAAGCCACCCGGCCTTGCTCCTGGCCCCACAAGAACTATCCGGTCCAGTGGAGTCCTGTTCCAGCATCTTGGCCTCTGCATCCCTGGGGGCCAGTGAAGGATCCAGGTCCACTCTGGCTCCTCAGGCTCCCATTCTGCTCCCTTAG
- the ZNF692 gene encoding zinc finger protein 692 isoform X4, with product MPRGAGPPPETFPSLGEDGEEEEEDEEEMLSDASPWTYSSSPDDSEPDVPKPPPSPVTHALKDGEIAPAPAAVPAPLASPSSSASSLGSGAPRPVEVRIQPELRGTPQADQQTEPLASPGNQAQSALASAWDEDTAQIGPKRIRKAAKRELLPCDFPGCGRIFSNRQYLNHHKKYQHIHQKSFSCPEPACGKSFNFKKHLKEHVKLHSDTRDYICEFCARSFRTSSNLVIHRRIHTGEKPLQCEICGFTCRQKASLNWHRRKHAETVAALRFPCEFCGKRFEKPDSVAAHRSKSHPALLLAPQELSGPVESCSSILASASLGASEGSRSTLAPQAPILLP from the exons ATGCCCAG GGGGGCGGGACCCCCACCGGAGACCTTCCCATCCCTCGGAGAAGatggggaagaggaagaggaggatgaagaGGAAATGCTCAGTGATGCTAGTCCCTGGACCTACAGCTCCTCCCCAGATGA CAGTGAGCCAGATGTCCCCAAACCACCCCCTTCCCCTGTCACCCATGCACTTAAGGATGGGGAGATAGCCCCGGCCCCTGCAGCTGTCCCAGCTCCTCTTGCTTCGCCATCCTCATCAGCATCCTCATTGGGTTCTGGAGCTCCCAGGCCTGTAGAAGTCAGGATCCAGCCAGAGCTCAGGGGGACCCCTCAAGCAGACCAGCAGACTGAGCCCCTGGCCAG CCCTGGGAATCAGGCTCAGTCTGCTCTGGCCTCGGCATGGGATGAGGACACTGCTCAGATTGGCCCCAAGAGAATTAG GAAAGCTGCCAAAAGAGAGCTGCTGCCCTGTGACTTCCCTGGCTGTGGAAGGATCTTCTCGAACCGGCAGTATTTGAAT CACCACAAGAAATACCAGCACATCCACCAAAAGTCCTTCTCCTGCCCAGAGCCAGCCTGTGGGAAGTCCTTCAACTTTAAGAAACACCTGAAGGAGCATGTGAAGCTGCACAGTG ACACCCGAGACTACATTTGTGAGTTCTGCGCCCGGTCTTTCCGCACCAGCAGCAACTTGGTCATCCACCGGCGCatccacactggagagaaacccctACA GTGTGAGATCTGCGGGTTTACCTGCCGCCAGAAGGCATCCCTGAATTGGCACCGGCGCAAGCATGCAGAGACGGTGGCTGCCTTGCGATTCCCCTGTGAGTTCTGCGGCAAGCGCTTTGAGAAGCCCGACAGTGTTGCAGCTCATCGCAGCAAAAGCCACCCGGCCTTGCTCCTGGCCCCACAAGAACTATCCGGTCCAGTGGAGTCCTGTTCCAGCATCTTGGCCTCTGCATCCCTGGGGGCCAGTGAAGGATCCAGGTCCACTCTGGCTCCTCAGGCTCCCATTCTGCTCCCTTAG